The following coding sequences lie in one Arabidopsis thaliana chromosome 3, partial sequence genomic window:
- the IRX15 gene encoding IRREGULAR XYLEM protein (DUF579) (Protein of unknown function (DUF579); CONTAINS InterPro DOMAIN/s: Protein of unknown function DUF579 (InterPro:IPR021148), Conserved hypothetical protein CHP01627 (InterPro:IPR006514); BEST Arabidopsis thaliana protein match is: Protein of unknown function (DUF579) (TAIR:AT5G67210.1); Has 252 Blast hits to 252 proteins in 20 species: Archae - 0; Bacteria - 5; Metazoa - 0; Fungi - 0; Plants - 240; Viruses - 0; Other Eukaryotes - 7 (source: NCBI BLink).), translating into MKNGSGNTNTKLILLHPYIQKQTSTTRLWLLAFVSFFTIVFLLTLLYTRDTIPSKNTSVAAAVAAVVTGGSTPSASSPISNSNLPTSAINALLHYASRSNDSFHMSYGEMKSISDVLRRCAPPCNLLVFGLTHETLLWKSLNHNGRTVFIEENRYYAAYFEEIHPEIDVFDVQYTTKAHEAGELVTAAKEAAGNECRPVQNLLFSDCKLGLNDLPNHVYDVDWDVIFVDGPRGDAHEGPGRMSSIFTAAVLARSKKGGTPKTHVFVHDYYRDVERLCGDEFLCRENLVESNDLLAHYVLDKMDKNSTKFCNGRKKRSVSSLS; encoded by the coding sequence ATGAAGAACGGATCAGGGAACACGAACACAAAACTAATCCTTCTTCATCCTTACATCCAAAAACAAACGAGCACGACTCGTTTATGGCTTCTCGCTTTCGTCTCTTTCTTCACCATAGTTTTTCTCCTCACTCTTCTCTACACTAGAGACACAATCCCTTCCAAAAACACCTCCGTCGCCGCAGCCGTAGCTGCAGTCGTCACCGGAGGATCCACACCTTCAGCATCATCTCCCATCTCCAACTCCAACTTACCAACTAGTGCAATCAACGCTTTGCTTCACTACGCGTCAAGATCCAACGATAGTTTCCACATGTCTTACGGAGAGATGAAATCAATCTCTGACGTCCTCCGCCGCTGCGCTCCACCGTGTAATCTTCTCGTTTTCGGACTCACACACGAGACTCTCCTTTGGAAGTCGTTAAACCACAACGGTAGAACAGTGTTCATCGAGGAGAATCGTTACTACGCGGCTTACTTCGAAGAAATCCACCCGGAGATCGACGTTTTCGACGTTCAATACACGACAAAAGCTCACGAAGCTGGAGAGCTCGTCACCGCGGCTAAAGAAGCCGCGGGAAACGAGTGTCGTCCTGTgcaaaatcttctcttctcagaTTGTAAATTAGGTCTCAATGATTTGCCTAATCATGTCTACGATGTTGATTGGGATGTAATCTTTGTGGACGGGCCACGTGGCGATGCTCACGAAGGACCGGGGAGGATGTCGTCGATTTTCACGGCGGCGGTTCTTGCTCGGAGCAAAAAGGGCGGGACTCCGAAGACGCATGTGTTTGTGCATGACTATTATAGAGACGTTGAGAGGCTTTGTGGTGATGAGTTCTTGTGCCGAGAGAATCTTGTTGAGTCTAATGATTTGCTTGCACACTACGTGTTGGATAAGATGGATAAAAACAGCACAAAGTTTTGCAATGGTCGTAAGAAACGTTCGGTTTCGTCTTTGTCTTAA
- a CDS encoding Leucine-rich repeat protein kinase family protein (Leucine-rich repeat protein kinase family protein; FUNCTIONS IN: protein serine/threonine kinase activity, kinase activity, ATP binding; INVOLVED IN: transmembrane receptor protein tyrosine kinase signaling pathway, protein amino acid phosphorylation; LOCATED IN: endomembrane system; EXPRESSED IN: shoot apex, embryo, flower, cultured cell, seed; EXPRESSED DURING: F mature embryo stage, petal differentiation and expansion stage, E expanded cotyledon stage, D bilateral stage; CONTAINS InterPro DOMAIN/s: Protein kinase, catalytic domain (InterPro:IPR000719), Leucine-rich repeat (InterPro:IPR001611), Serine/threonine-protein kinase-like domain (InterPro:IPR017442), Protein kinase-like domain (InterPro:IPR011009); BEST Arabidopsis thaliana protein match is: Leucine-rich repeat protein kinase family protein (TAIR:AT5G67200.1); Has 114411 Blast hits to 77012 proteins in 2677 species: Archae - 82; Bacteria - 10430; Metazoa - 23497; Fungi - 4473; Plants - 64970; Viruses - 181; Other Eukaryotes - 10778 (source: NCBI BLink).), producing MTLFFFYSLLFLLLLLRISTASLPATNYFDSFLPSDAVALLSFKSTADLDNKLLYSLTEPYDYCQWRGVDCSQDRVVRLILDGVGLRGSFSPETLSRLDQLRVLSLENNSISGSIPDLSPLVNLKTLTLSKNGFSGTLSSSILSLRRLTELDLSFNNFSGEIPSGINALSRLSSLNLEFNRLNGTLPPLNLSSLISFNVSSNNLTGLVPLTKTLLRFNASSFSSNPGLCGEIINRSCGLHSSSPFFGSPKPNTTSSTSSASSSEAPVIQSEQNGEAAMIVPPVVKKVKNGWLVLGFTIGLASLIVLGLCLVVFSLFIKNRREDYDDVIITQPKREEENKEIKIQFQTTAPSSKKRIPRNGDLIFCGEGGGGGEAMYTVDQLMRASAELLGRGSVGTTYKAVMVNQMIVTVKRFAPSKTAITSDLEFENQMEIVGGLKHPNLVPVKAYFQSNGERLVIYEYQPNGSLFNLIHGSRTSKAKPLHWTSCLKIAEDVAQALHYIHQSSAKFHGNLKSTNILLGHDFEACVTDYCLSVLTDSSVPPNDPDISSYKAPEIRKSTDSRPTSKCDVYSFGVFLLELLTGKTASRQPIMEPNDMLDWVRAMRQEEERSKEENGLEMMTQTACLCRVTSPEQRPTMKEVIKMIQEIKGSVVMTEENEKFL from the exons atgacactcttcttcttctactctcttctcttccttctcctcctcctccgtatCTCCACCGCCTCTCTCCCGGCGACGAACTACTTCGACTCCTTCTTACCATCCGACGCCGTCGCACTTCTCTCCTTCAAATCCACCGCTGATCTCGACAACAAGCTTCTATACTCTCTCACCGAGCCTTACGACTACTGTCAATGGCGCGGCGTCGATTGCTCTCAAGATCGCGTCGTTCGTCTTATCCTCGACGGTGTTGGTCTCCGGGGAAGTTTCTCACCGGAGACTCTTAGTCGTCTTGATCAGCTTCGTGTTCTTAGCCTTGAGAATAACTCAATCTCGGGTTCGATTCCTGATCTATCTCCTCTCGTCaatctcaaaaccctaaccctaagCAAGAATGGTTTCTCCGgtactctttcttcttcaattctctCTCTTCGTCGGTTAACAGAACTTGATCTATCGTTTAACAACTTCTCCGGTGAGATTCCGTCGGGGATCAATGCTCTGAGTCGACTCAGTTCTTTAAATCTCGAGTTTAATCGACTTAACGGAACTCTCCCGCCGttaaatctttcttctctgatttCATTTAACGTTTCCAGTAACAACCTCACCGGTTTAGTTCCGTTAACAAAGACTCTGTTACGATTCAACGCGTCTTCGTTTTCGTCAAACCCTGGACTCTGCGGTGAGATCATTAACCGATCTTGCGGTttacattcttcttctccgttctTTGGTTCACCTAAACCAAACACCAcgtcatcaacatcttctgcttcttcgtCTGAAGCACCGGTTATTCAAAGTGAACAGAACGGTGAAGCAGCGATGATTGTTCCACCGGTGgttaaaaaggttaaaaacgGTTGGTTAGTTCTTGGTTTCACCATTGGTCTCGCTTCTTTGATAGTTCTAGGTCTCTGCCTCGTCGTGTTCTCGTTGTTTATAAAAAACCGGAGAGAAGACTACGATGACGTGATAATTACGCAACCTAagcgagaagaagaaaacaaagaaatcaagatcCAATTTCAAACCACTGCGCCGTCGTCGAAAAAGCGAATCCCAAGAAACGGAGATTTGATATTCTGCGgcgaaggaggaggaggaggagaagcaaTGTACACAGTTGACCAGTTGATGAGAGCTTCAGCAGAGCTTTTAGGAAGAGGATCAGTAGGTACAACGTATAAAGCGGTGATGGTTAATCAAATGATCGTGACGGTGAAGAGATTTGCTCCGTCGAAAACAGCGATTACTAGTGATTTAGAGTTTGAGAATCAGATGGAGATAGTTGGTGGACTTAAGCATCCGAATCTTGTTCCGGTTAAAGCTTATTTCCAGTCAAATGGAGAGAGACTTGTCATCTATGAGTACCAACCTAATGGAAGTCTCTTCAATCTTATTCATG GTTCGAGAACATCAAAGGCAAAGCCATTACATTGGACATCATGTTTGAAGATAGCAGAAGATGTAGCTCAAGCATTACATTACATTCACCAATCATCAGCCAAATTCCATGGAAACCTTAAGTCCACTAACATCCTCCTTGGTCACGACTTTGAAGCTTGTGTCACAGATTATTGTTTAAGTGTCTTAACAGACTCATCTGTTCCTCCCAATGACCCGGACATCTCTTCCTATAAAGCACCAGAGATAAGGAAATCAACAGATAGTCGTCCCACGTCGAAATGCGATGTTTACTCGTTCGGGGTCTTCCTCTTAGAGCTATTGACCGGTAAAACCGCTTCGAGGCAACCGATTATGGAGCCAAACGATATGTTGGATTGGGTAAGAGCAATgaggcaagaagaagaaaggtcaAAGGAAGAGAATGGGCTAGAGATGATGACTCAAACGGCTTGTCTTTGCCGTGTAACATCGCCAGAGCAAAGGCCCACTATGAAAGAAGTGATCAAAATGATTCAAGAGATTAAGGGGAGTGTTGTGATGACTGAAGAGAACGAAAAATTCCTCTGA
- a CDS encoding Leucine-rich repeat protein kinase family protein translates to MLCSVTQKHTHKMTLFFFYSLLFLLLLLRISTASLPATNYFDSFLPSDAVALLSFKSTADLDNKLLYSLTEPYDYCQWRGVDCSQDRVVRLILDGVGLRGSFSPETLSRLDQLRVLSLENNSISGSIPDLSPLVNLKTLTLSKNGFSGTLSSSILSLRRLTELDLSFNNFSGEIPSGINALSRLSSLNLEFNRLNGTLPPLNLSSLISFNVSSNNLTGLVPLTKTLLRFNASSFSSNPGLCGEIINRSCGLHSSSPFFGSPKPNTTSSTSSASSSEAPVIQSEQNGEAAMIVPPVVKKVKNGWLVLGFTIGLASLIVLGLCLVVFSLFIKNRREDYDDVIITQPKREEENKEIKIQFQTTAPSSKKRIPRNGDLIFCGEGGGGGEAMYTVDQLMRASAELLGRGSVGTTYKAVMVNQMIVTVKRFAPSKTAITSDLEFENQMEIVGGLKHPNLVPVKAYFQSNGERLVIYEYQPNGSLFNLIHGSRTSKAKPLHWTSCLKIAEDVAQALHYIHQSSAKFHGNLKSTNILLGHDFEACVTDYCLSVLTDSSVPPNDPDISSYKAPEIRKSTDSRPTSKCDVYSFGVFLLELLTGKTASRQPIMEPNDMLDWVRAMRQEEERSKEENGLEMMTQTACLCRVTSPEQRPTMKEVIKMIQEIKGSVVMTEENEKFL, encoded by the exons ATGCTCTGCTCCGtaacacaaaaacacacacacaaaatgacactcttcttcttctactctcttctcttccttctcctcctcctccgtatCTCCACCGCCTCTCTCCCGGCGACGAACTACTTCGACTCCTTCTTACCATCCGACGCCGTCGCACTTCTCTCCTTCAAATCCACCGCTGATCTCGACAACAAGCTTCTATACTCTCTCACCGAGCCTTACGACTACTGTCAATGGCGCGGCGTCGATTGCTCTCAAGATCGCGTCGTTCGTCTTATCCTCGACGGTGTTGGTCTCCGGGGAAGTTTCTCACCGGAGACTCTTAGTCGTCTTGATCAGCTTCGTGTTCTTAGCCTTGAGAATAACTCAATCTCGGGTTCGATTCCTGATCTATCTCCTCTCGTCaatctcaaaaccctaaccctaagCAAGAATGGTTTCTCCGgtactctttcttcttcaattctctCTCTTCGTCGGTTAACAGAACTTGATCTATCGTTTAACAACTTCTCCGGTGAGATTCCGTCGGGGATCAATGCTCTGAGTCGACTCAGTTCTTTAAATCTCGAGTTTAATCGACTTAACGGAACTCTCCCGCCGttaaatctttcttctctgatttCATTTAACGTTTCCAGTAACAACCTCACCGGTTTAGTTCCGTTAACAAAGACTCTGTTACGATTCAACGCGTCTTCGTTTTCGTCAAACCCTGGACTCTGCGGTGAGATCATTAACCGATCTTGCGGTttacattcttcttctccgttctTTGGTTCACCTAAACCAAACACCAcgtcatcaacatcttctgcttcttcgtCTGAAGCACCGGTTATTCAAAGTGAACAGAACGGTGAAGCAGCGATGATTGTTCCACCGGTGgttaaaaaggttaaaaacgGTTGGTTAGTTCTTGGTTTCACCATTGGTCTCGCTTCTTTGATAGTTCTAGGTCTCTGCCTCGTCGTGTTCTCGTTGTTTATAAAAAACCGGAGAGAAGACTACGATGACGTGATAATTACGCAACCTAagcgagaagaagaaaacaaagaaatcaagatcCAATTTCAAACCACTGCGCCGTCGTCGAAAAAGCGAATCCCAAGAAACGGAGATTTGATATTCTGCGgcgaaggaggaggaggaggagaagcaaTGTACACAGTTGACCAGTTGATGAGAGCTTCAGCAGAGCTTTTAGGAAGAGGATCAGTAGGTACAACGTATAAAGCGGTGATGGTTAATCAAATGATCGTGACGGTGAAGAGATTTGCTCCGTCGAAAACAGCGATTACTAGTGATTTAGAGTTTGAGAATCAGATGGAGATAGTTGGTGGACTTAAGCATCCGAATCTTGTTCCGGTTAAAGCTTATTTCCAGTCAAATGGAGAGAGACTTGTCATCTATGAGTACCAACCTAATGGAAGTCTCTTCAATCTTATTCATG GTTCGAGAACATCAAAGGCAAAGCCATTACATTGGACATCATGTTTGAAGATAGCAGAAGATGTAGCTCAAGCATTACATTACATTCACCAATCATCAGCCAAATTCCATGGAAACCTTAAGTCCACTAACATCCTCCTTGGTCACGACTTTGAAGCTTGTGTCACAGATTATTGTTTAAGTGTCTTAACAGACTCATCTGTTCCTCCCAATGACCCGGACATCTCTTCCTATAAAGCACCAGAGATAAGGAAATCAACAGATAGTCGTCCCACGTCGAAATGCGATGTTTACTCGTTCGGGGTCTTCCTCTTAGAGCTATTGACCGGTAAAACCGCTTCGAGGCAACCGATTATGGAGCCAAACGATATGTTGGATTGGGTAAGAGCAATgaggcaagaagaagaaaggtcaAAGGAAGAGAATGGGCTAGAGATGATGACTCAAACGGCTTGTCTTTGCCGTGTAACATCGCCAGAGCAAAGGCCCACTATGAAAGAAGTGATCAAAATGATTCAAGAGATTAAGGGGAGTGTTGTGATGACTGAAGAGAACGAAAAATTCCTCTGA